One stretch of Miscanthus floridulus cultivar M001 chromosome 18, ASM1932011v1, whole genome shotgun sequence DNA includes these proteins:
- the LOC136523925 gene encoding uncharacterized protein, with amino-acid sequence MEAYCKLVRHLEDKFDGLELNHVARKFNEAADELAKMASARALVPPNVFARDLHKPSIDHASAAEEGPSVEPAVGLEAPSVAETHSAEPEVMEVNPEPPEANQDMDWRVPFLDCLIRG; translated from the coding sequence atggaggcgtactgcaaacTGGTACGTCAcctggaagacaagttcgacggtctcgaactcaaccacgtcgcGCGTAAATTCAACGAAGccgcggatgaactggcaaagatggcgtcggcacgggccctggtccccccgaacgtcttcgccagagacctccacaagccttccatcgaccacgcctcggcagcggaagagggcccGTCGGTCGAGCCCGCcgtagggctcgaggccccctctgtcgCTGAGACTCattcggccgagcccgaggtcatggaagtcaacccagaacctcctgaggccaaccaggacatggactggcgagtcccgttccttgattgcctcattcgaggATAG
- the LOC136523926 gene encoding uncharacterized protein gives MADDTVVIGADPWDPSDVTVEMLQSLIDSGLLRPVTDPNRPEWIAPSGEPEPRPRDGYVVSFVSFHKRSLSVSVDRFMRALPHYYGVELHNFNPNSIVRETVDAKLRSGGLTTLAMRPSWGYLSLGMRDVRPSPPPVPEDARRRAINRAHAEAQKKRKDAKAAKRMKQILAREKLDERRRQQRKDGLSLEESPSSSLSTNALDRDDEGEMGRGPLDHLPDVEETTPGASASSPALPRGGGADPGSAIACLWAETDTPEERALGKRAVNPVGSTAAVVQVAAEATQLLPRRTEEAPGSIEDRPAPMDMEAVLLPPPPPLQTRVAVSKRLLPRSSQKQPAEVPSLAPLKALKANPGFTAHWVAEAHATLQRGAASVRVDPKEPATHRGAAESVLTRTGEGSSPPHEGEVHESDGAEAPSVAEATEVEAPRVSEAKAMEDEAPRTAEDATAAVGAPAPTEATMAEAGAPGTTEAVVIAARPLAPELETEATVASVAPLVQVYPVSSDETSQGREAVDAEVAAAMEQLVPSSVKGSSALMRVRPEPHGWDHPRVRWQSRDDPEGEPLFALKDAVEGGRWDTFEQYRQLAERSLWMALSVVADDLPRVAQDKLQRQKGLLAGANELLATRSAEVEDLRLRCFDAKVEAAVAQEQVAPLAARVKELEEELTHVVELGSEASKAAEAARVEAQHLKEKAKASRVEAQRWKEKAEASQAEAQRWGQKVEELEKEVTQAAKASGAVQAVLDTEIGEHDALKSAIRTACEALEVEGIQSGSSLRSRLVALSDQVRERLRGALHTGVKRALAVIALHYVGVDLQAISDGYILPDDDEEADEAVMKLMEATEGPGAALAGLFEEEVVPPPPSADAGDPAP, from the exons ccgaccccaacaggccagagtggatcgctccatcaggcgagccggagccgaggcctcgcgatggttatgtcgtgagcttcgtgtcctttcacAAGCGCAGCCTCAGCGTCTCGGTGGAccgattcatgcgggcgctcccgcactactatggcgtggagctccacaacttcaaccccaattctatc gtgagggagacggtggacgcgaagctgaggagcggtggGCTGACCACCCTCGCGATGCGTCCGTCTTGGGGGTatctctcgctg gggatgagggacgtgcgaccctccccgccacccgttcccgaggacgcgaggcggcgggcgatcaaccgggcgcacgccgaggcacagaaaaagcggaaggacgccaaggcggcgaagcgcatgaAGCAGATTCTTGCGCGCGAGAAACTAGACGAGCGTCgtcggcagcaaaggaaggacggcctctcgttggaggagtccccatcgTCGTCGCTATCGACGAATGCCTTAGACAGAGATGACGAAggtgagatggggcggggtcccctggaccatctccctgacgttgaGGAGACGAcgcccggggcgtcggcaagcagcccggcgctcccaagaggaggaggagctgacccggggtCGGCGATTGCCTGCCTCTGGGCCGAGACCGACACACCCGAGGAGCGGGCATTGGGCAAGCGTGCCGTCaacccggtgggctcgacggcagcaGTGGTgcaagtggcggcggaggcgacgcaaCTGCTCCCGCGGAGGACCGAAGAGGCACCGGGATCCATTGAGGACcggccggcgccgatggatatggAGGCCGTGcttttgccaccgccaccgcctttgcagacGAGGGTCGCCGTGTCGAAGCGGTTGCTGCCCCGGTCGAG CCAGAAGCAACCTGCAGAGGTGCCttccttggcgccccttaaagcgctcaagGCGAACCCTGGCTTCACCGCCCattgggtggcggaggcgcatgccaccctacaacgtggcgcggcgtcggtgagggtcgacccgaaggagccggccacccacaGAGGGGCTGCCGAGTCCGTCTTGACACGGACGGGGGAGGGGTCGTCTCCGCCCCACGAGGGTGAGGTccatgagtcagatggggccgaggcgccctcagttgccgaggccaccgaggtcgaggcccctaggGTCTCGGAGGCCAAGGCGATGGAGGACGAGGCGCCCAGGACCGCCGAGGACGCAACGGCGGCCGTCGGAGCCCCCGCgcccaccgaggccacgatggcagaggccggagcccccgggaccaccgaggccgtcgTGATTGCGGCGAGGCCGTTGGCCCCGGAGTTGGAGACAGAGGCGACGGtggcctcggtggcacccttggttcaggtCTATCCGGTATCTTCCGACGAGACTTCGCAGGGGCGGGAGGCGGTCGACGCCGAGGTGGCCGCCGCCATGGAACAGCTGGTTCCATCCTCGGtcaagggaagctcggccctcatgcgagtgcgacccgagccccacgggtgggatcacccacgtgtccggtggcagagccgggatgaccctgagggggagcctctgttcgcccttaaGGACGCGGTCGAGGGCGGGCGGTGGGACACctttgagcaataccgccagctagcggagcggtcactatggatggcgctgtccgtggtggccgatgatctgcccagagtcgcccag gacaagctccagcggcagaagggcctgcttgcaGGTGCCAACGAACTTTTGGCGAcacggagcgcggaggtggaggacctccgccttcgttgcttcgatgcaaaggtcgaggcagccgtggcccaggagcaggtcgcccctctggcggcgcgggtcaaggagttggaggaagaGCTAACCCATGTGGTTG agctggggagtgaagcttccaaggCAGCCGAGGctgctcgggtcgaggcccagcacctgaaggagaaggccaaggcgtctcgggttgaggcccagcgttggaaggagaaagccgaggcctcacAGGCCGAGGCCCAACGCTGGGGGCagaaggtcgagg agttggagaaggaggtcacccaggcAGCCAAGGCCTCCGgcgcagtgcaggcggtgcttgacACCGAGATCGGAGAGCACGATGCGCTGAAGAGCGCcatccgtaccgcctgcgaggccctagaagtCGAAGGGATCCAGTCAGGAAGCTCTCTCAGGAGCCGCCTGGTTGCGTTGAGCGACCAAGTGCGTGAacggctccgaggggcgctgcatacgggcgtcaagcgcgcgctggccgtcatcgccttgCACTACGTCGGCGTTGAccttcaagccatcagcgatggctacatcctacccgatgatgacgaggaggccgacgaggcagtgatgaagctgatggaggcgacgGAGGGTCCCGGCGCAGCGCTGGCTgggctgttcgaagaggaggtggtccctccgccgccgtccgccgatgctggagaccctgcGCCTTGA